A stretch of DNA from Vanrija pseudolonga chromosome 6, complete sequence:
TGATTCCCTTGTGGCCGCTCCCGTGAATACGGTGATATCTGGCCCGAAGTAACTGAGTGAGATGACCCTGTTGCAAAGGggcgcccgaggcggcggcggcgtcgacgatgcGAGGTGAGGCGGCCAGGCGTGGCGGTCGCGTTTTGTTCCTgcggtgagtggcggcgaACAGCCAACACGGACGTCGGCTGCCCGCCCTGCGGCATGCGGCATCTAGGTGTGTTAAGGTTGCGAGGCCATGCATGGGACACGTCGAGCAAGGAACATGTATGCGCATGCAAGGTAGGGGTTGTATGAATCTGCACGACCGCGCCCTTCAATGTCAAAGTTCGATCTGGTGTAGATGTTGACGTTGATTATGATGGAAGAAAGCAGGGTTTGTGTGGCACTCGACTAGCTCGGTCGATACACCAGTCAGCCAGGAACAACAGAGCCCAACTCAATTtcccccacccacgcgcGTGCATGTGTGCTGTCTACATGGCTGTGCAGCATTGTGTGCCTTATGACCCACGGACGCGGGAAAGAGAACAGAGAGGCACTGCGGGGGAGCGGGAAATTGTAACTGACATAGGACAAAGCCGAACATTGCCTTTGCATTCCGACGCAGGGCGGCAGACAAGACGGCAGACTCCGCAGACACAGAGACACGGGCTCACGCTGTGTGTGCAACAAAcgaacgccgccgacgacatgggGACCTCGATGGTCATGACGACAGTGCTGCCGTATCGGCAGGGACGACAAGCACGACAACGCTCGACCAATCGCACACGGCACAAGGTTGTTGCCAAGGATGGATGTGTCGTCTGAGCATCGTGCCACCATCCActccacccactcacacaaCACCTCGCACGCCTTGTCTTGCATGATTGTTGTTGCCAAGCACGGCAGGTGGGGCAGCGCTGCAACAGCCCTATTGTTCCACCTTGCATTTCTCGGATCACGACCGGTCTCACTAGTCTGGCGCCACTGCTATCAATTAATCGAAGCTTCTGAAGGGAGAAGCGGCAAGCGAGAGACGTGTCTAACGCGGCCGACAGTGGGCCGGGTGGGCACGATCGCTAGCGTGCGGCAAGGCAgcacggcagcagcaagcgcGGCAGATGACCCAAGGGGAGCGGTCAAGTTGGGGCGACGTGGGTATGTAAGACTCGGGGTTGCGATGGGGAGGAATGCGGAAATCGAGCGAGCAGAGATATGAACAAGCGCCGTCCCTGCAACCCTGCATCGGTTGGGCGCCATCGGACAGTGACGGCGCGTgggtcgtctcgtctcgtcttgCCTCTCCGCTCTGCcgttgcgccgccgcctcgttgGTCTATACCCGAAACAACTCTTGATCGTCGCCGATGGCGGCCGTTGGCGTCaacagcgcgcgccgcaatTGCCCTGCCGCCACGGTTCGACAGGCAACTTCCGGATACACGCTCGTACGTATTCCTGCCCGAGCACAGCAAGCCACTAAGATATGCTTCAGAGCATGTGCGCGCCCAAACCAAAGCAAGTACCGATGTGGGAAAAGTGTTCGAGCGAGGCGACACACTGTGGCGTCGTACTCTCCGATGAGTGTGTGATAGGTACCAGTTATTGGCCACGGCATTCCTCAATCTGTGTAGGGTACGGCAGGCGGAGAGCCGTTCGGCTTGTCGGCGTTGAGTAACGTTTGCTGCTGCCCTGCTCAGCTGGCTCAGCTGCTCGTGACTCCATCTCCGCCGGCAGGCAGCCATCTCCACCCAACCACCCCCGTttcctcctccccaccgcTTATGTAGACTGACGCAGGGTGTGAGTGAGGGCGAAACAACATGTTTGTCTCGAGGATGCGAGATTCACGACGGGCCTGAGTGAGGGACGGAGGCGGCGCACACCGTCGTCATGCCCGCCCGACTGCATCGGTGGCGAGGATGTGTGCATGACTGACTGGCTTTGGTTCATCAgtggtgcgtgcgtgtgtcgTGTGTGTCGGCCGGCTCTTGTTTGGCCTCGTTTGAGGGGGATGGGGTCAAGCCACATCACACAAActacggcgtcggcgccgagacgcgaggaggaggaggaggacggcggaCGCGTATGTTGAGTACGAAGCACGCTATTTTCGGCACGATGCCGTCGCTACACCTTTTCGATCACTTGCGGCAGGTGATGATGGCATGCATGTTGTTGGCTGCTCCTGcctgatgctgctgctgctgctgcttttGGTGGGTACGATCACTCTCCCATTGTGTGCCCATTGTGTGCGCAACGCATGCTGCACACACGGCAAATTATTCAATGAGGTGATGATGTGTGCGGGTGGCTACCGGGGCCGAGCAGTCGCACGCCACGGTTTGCATTACCTTGCTCGCCCTTGCCTCGACTCACAAATACACCGCACATATGCAAGTGTATTACAAACGCATGCCCGAGCAAGCACGATGTGGGCCCAAGGCCGAATAACTGTCGCAAAGGCACCCAGAGGTATGACGGAGGAGGCGCTGCGACAGTGACTACCCATGCAGGCCGTCCGAAGACCGAACACGCGGTACTGATGGGGTTCCCGCGGATGTGAGCGGGGTCTTTGGGGTCTGCGGGTCTCTGCGGGACTGACGGGCCAGAGAGTCGACAGCCGCCTCGGCACAAGGGATGGAACATGGCGGTGTCctgtggcggcgcggggcggcgggcttgTCTACTTACCGGAGGCCGGAAATGCAGGggagcgccgacgacggtgggtGGTCGAATGAATGAATACCTGTAACCGCGATTGGGTTGCATACGAGGTGTACGATCACGGCCCCCggcaggcgggggcggggggggagggggcgagaGGGCCAACTCGGGCTTGAGCTTGTTTGTCCTTTCGGTCAGAATTGTGTCAAGGTACGAGAGATAGGGAATGAGAGCAGACATCAggaggcagcaggcaggcatgcTTCAGTAAGGGAGCGAGGATTAGGCAGAGGGCTTTCAAAAGTGTATTGACCTGGGGAAGGCCGTCGTATACAAAACCTAGTCCGGTCAGGTACGATTGTACGGCAATGATGCGGGGTGTGTTGTGGttgttgcttgcttgccttgcttgctgctgctgctgctgctgctgctgctgttgcctTCCTGACGTCGGTCTTGGTCCCTGTCTTCCGTCCCTCGTCCCACTCCTCGCCTCGgtccctcctctcctctcctctcctctcctgCATCTTACTCGGCCGAGGGGATGAAGCGAAAGAGTTTGAGAAAGGGGTCATGGGATACGCTAGCCGTAAAGAGTAAATCGGATTGGCAAATGCAACACGGGGGGCACGTGGTGACCACTTTCAAGGCATTCCAGGGGCCAAAGTGAcggagaggaggagagagagagagcgagagagcgagcgcgaggcgaggtagCCTGCAGCCTGGCAGTCTGCCGAGGCGCAACCCACACATTTGTCTCTCAACTTTCCTTGCAGGGCAGGATCCTGTGCAGCAGCTGCCCCTCCCCACTTGGGCTGAAACTCCAACTCATGCGTTGCATCATCGGCAtcatcgacgccgcggcgtagTGTATGACGTGCCTGGAAATACAGACCGCAATGTGAACCCTAGGGGCTGCTTTCTCTCCCTCTCGTCTCGTCTGGCatgcgctggcgcggcgcgccagaggCATGCATGCACGGTTAGCAGCACGAGATCGCGGGGCAGAGCCGAAGGCAACAAGCAAcaactgctgctgcaacaCGCACGCCGGGGTTGCCGTCTTTGTCCATGCCCTCCCCTGTCTTTCAATCGTTCCCCCACTTTGCCGTGCCCCTGGCGTCCAACCGTTTACCCCGCAGGCAGCCGTACCCATCTCGTTCAGGATCCCAATTTCCGGACACTGACATGGGGAGACGACCTGCCCTGCAGTAGGTCCGCGTgagtgcgtgcgtgcgtttGTGTGTGCGTGGGGTTCGGGGGTtcgggggggaggggagggagggaggcatgcgtgcgtgcgtgcatgtGTTGCGTTGCTCCTGCTCACCTGTGCACCGCTTGCTtgacctgcctgcctcttgctgctgccctcATGTCTGCCGTTCGGGCGGCCCGTCGGTAGCCAGTGTGTTGTACGTGTATACGACGATGCACGTCCATGTGCATGCCGTTCCATGCCGCTCCTGCCGCCTCTGGTCTCTCGCCTTGttgctcgcggcgcgcggaaaagtgggcgtgggcgcggTGACGGGTCACAGATAACGCCTCAACCATATGCTGTCCAGGGTCCTGCCTGTTCGCCGGACAACAGATggctctcgtcgtcctcgccctctagaaacccgcccgcccgcctgcaatggccaccgccgctgcgctccgccgcgcgcgcgtgctcttGCGCGTCAAAGGGCACGAGGGCTGCCGGGGCTGCCGGGGCCAAGGGGAAAAAAAAGGATGACAACACTGTGTGATGCAATCGGAgggaggctgctgctgctgctgctgcggcggcggcggcagtcgaACCGTCCATGTGCACGCAACGGCTCAAGCAAGTGCGCACACTCATACCTCACTCGCTGCTGTTGAGCCCTTGCCTCTGGGTCGTCCGCCCTGCTCGGTCGGTCGGGGGCCTTGTTCGCTTTCTGTGCCTCGAGGAACCTCACCTCTGCGGCCTCTCTCGGGGGGATGCATATCTCTGGCTGACGGCTGCaacacgaccaccaccacatatctacctcctcctcggccacctACCCTCTcgcacacacccacccctcccctccctccttcccTTCGTAGATATTTATCTCGTCGGTCACCGAGGTATtatcccccccccctcctctcTCACACGTACGTTCCGAAACTTGCCACAGCGCAACGACAATCCCCGCAAGcgaccaccaacaccaccaccccctcaTCACCTCGACCATAAAGTCAGTCGGGTTACCCTGGCCAAACGACTCTCTTCCCTCGTACCTCATCGGACGCCTCTCTCCTGACCAAAGACGAAACCGTCCTTTCTGGCCTTTGAACAAACGAGGTGCGTAATCTCTACCCCACATGCGACACGACATACGCCCGAACACCATACCTCGCTTGGTGTCCCGGGCCCTTCCTTCGCCCTTGTCCGATCCTAGCTGAACATCAAACTCCAGACTCCAAACGCCAACGCCCTATATCCACAGCAACAGTTGACCCACCTTGACTGTTACTTCCCTCGCTCCTCAActgtcttcctcgtcctaCTACTCCCCCCCTTGACACAGTCGGACATTGACATTGTGAGTTACATTTGTCACGAGTTGCGTTTGTGAGGCCCATTGAATGGCTACCTCGCCATTTGCGGCGTCTTGTTATTTCTGCCTCGATCCCTTGCACCCTTgccctccccaccccacgATCACTCAACTTTCCCCGTTCGGTGTCATTCAATGTGAcccccatcgccgccgtcgcagccAGAGTCCGAGTGCGGTTTCATCCAACCGTTTCCTGTTCTCTGCTTGGTTGTCATGTTCAAACGCCGCGCCAGTCTGTAACGCGCTCTCTGAACCCTTTGCCATCGCGTCTTTTCGCAGACGGCTGCTGGCATCGGCAGTGCGGACGGTtgcggccgagacgagcggggcggcggtgaccCCCAGCTAGCCCACTTTTACTTATCACAAACCTTGGTCCCATAAGTGGTGCCTGAGGCTAAGGTGGTCTGTCTACAAGGCTACCTTTTTCGCCGCCTAGAGCGCATCTGGTGCAAAAGTCGCCACAACGGTAGCCTCTTACCCGCATATCCTGACGCTACTCGTTTCTGTTGGCGCCATtcccccccctctcctctTGCCCCTCGGCCCGCATTTGTTCATAACGCGCGCGGCATGTCACTGACGCTCGTTTGAGGCCAGCACTAGCCCGCATCACCCCGCCCAGATTAAACGATATCAGCAATCGTCTGTCAAGGCACACTAGTTCCATCTCTCTCACAACCCTCCCCCCATACATagtcaccacccacccaccaccaccaccacccacaccaccttcctcctcctccccctcgttGGCACCTACATTGCCATCACATCCTTTTGACCGCGCCCCTTCGTCGGATCGATCTCAATCATCCTTCTCGACGTGCAGCAGTctctcaccaccacccttCCACTTTGGATCGACATTGCAATCTAAACCCTAGAGGGCACCCGTCGCCTTTGAGCGCACAACAGCAGCGAGCTTCCTGCCCATTCATCTCTTTGGCCCGTGCGTCGATCACTCCCTTGGTCTGTGCGCCTCCCAACCACAGTCAGTCACCACCCAACGCGAGCCTTTCCCAGCTTCCTTCGTCGACaaccaacgacgacgacgaagccgacgacgacgacgacaacaacaacagtgTCATAGGATCGTCCAAGTTGTGCGCCTTTCAGCACATTTCCGACCCCATCTTCGTCTCACATGCTGAGCACGTTTGAATCGCGTATTTCTTTATCGCCTAGTAGTGAAGAGTTATCACCCTCGTTCAACTTGTTCTCCCTCGAAGAGGACTTCCCCGACCTCCCCGCCCTCTACAAGTCGCCCTCAAACGCCTTTGACGCTCTTGACCGTGACACCACCCCCAACTCTTTTACTCTCGACTGCAGCTCGGAAAGCCCGTCTGCACTTGCTACTTCGGAAGACGAGAGCATCCCCTCCACTTCCTCCTACCTCCCCGCTGTCACTGCCAAGTCGTCGCTGGCTGACCCCGAGACAAACGCCTTTGTTGCTACGCTCGGCCGCATCGACATCAAGGACATCGCCTCAGTTCCTCCCCTCTCTATGATCCCCCCTCCCTCGGGCCATTCCAACAAGTCTTCCCCCACAAACTTTGCCTTCACCCTCCCTTACGACCGCCGCCCAACCATGACCCCCGACTCTGCCACCGACAACTACGGCAGCCACAACGGCCAGTTCCACGGCTACTCTGGATCTGTCCTGTCAGTAGACACCAGCTGGTGCGGTGGTGAATAACAACTGACTTTGACAGCAGGAAAGGccgtggcgacgacgacactgcCGACACGCGCTTCCAGAACCCATTCTCGCAGCCCGGTCATCTCGAGTCGATCAACGCCCACTCCTCTGTTGACCCCCACTTTGTCTCCGAGGGTGTAAACTACCAGGCATACGGCTCGGCACCGCACAACGTTTCGTCGTTCCCCTACGTTGGGatccccaccgccgcccttACTCGCCCCGGCCAGTCGCTTTCGCGGCCACAGACCAGCGACGGTCTCCCCAGCTACCCATCTCACCTGCCCGGCCAGGTGCCCCTCCCCAGTGCACGAACTCTTGTAAGTTCATGGTCTTCATTCTCAAATCTCGTGCCTTTACTCACGCTCCAGATCCGTGACACCACTGGTCAGGTCATGGCGCCTTACTCGTCGCGTCCTTACGGTTCCTTTGACCAGGCTTCCAGCCGCTACGTTgggctcggccttgccgcTCCCCCTTCGGCCGACAACGAGTTGCAGTTTGTTTCTCTTGCCGGACCTGCTCCGAAGAAgcgttctcgtcgtcgttacGACGAGATTGAGCGTATCTACCCTTGCGAGTGGAAGGGTTGCGACAAGGCCTACGGCACCCTCAACCACCTCAACGCCCACGTCGCCATGCAGAAGCACGGCGAGAAGCGCCTGCCATCTCGTGAGTCACCCTTTGACTTGTGGCGTGGCGCATTCTAACCTCGGCCTTAGAGTTTAAGGAGATGCGCAAGGAGTGGCGCCGCAAGAAGCgtgaggaggcggccgccacggccagcAAGGAGTACTCGCAGGCTGCCGCTGCAGCTGCCGAGACGACGGGCAAGCCCGGCTATTCACAAGGTGCGGATCAGTACGCCGCGCACGGCTCGTGGGGCTCTCGCCAGAGCCTCGGCGGAGATGACTCGGTCGTGCCATCCATGTACCCCGGAGCCTACTCTGGTAGCAGCTCCGTCGGTACTCTGGAACCGGCCGACCCCTTCGGTCACCGTGGCTCGACTGGTTCGTTTTTGACCAGTGCGCCCACCTGGTCTGGTTCAGACACCCGACCTAACACTGCAAACACAGTTTCCTCCACTGGCTCTCCTACCGATGGCCGCTTTGCCTACTCCGCTCCCTACTCGACTGGCGTTTCCGTTCAGTACGACTTTGGCCGTGCTACCGCCGGCTCGTACCACAAGGGCCAGTCGGGCCTCAGTATCGCCATCCAGCAGGACAGCGactactcgtcgtcggcaccccAGAGCGGTAACCCCCTCCGCGTCGGCTTCAACCCTTACAGCATGAGCCAAAACGTTCAGCTCTAAGGTCGACCCGGACCGCCTCACCACCAAAACCCGCACCAACCTTTAGACGCCCCCAacgcccaccaccacctatACAACTCCTCCTACTCATGCACTCTCGCCAACCCTCAAGCCTCCCCCCTGCAAATGTGCTATACCCACAAGGCCTGTGCTCTCTTGTTTCGACTTTCTGTGACCACGATTCTTGCAACGACGCTCTTGATTCAAAAGTGATCAATGCGACAAAGCTCGCCGTTTTCTCTTGCCAATGACACCTTTCCAGGTGCTCTTCGGCTCGTTGGTTCTGCCTCGTTGGCTCGAGCGCGCTTGTCGTGCCTCGCCGACCAGACCTCTTTTAAGTATTTTCCTTACCATTTTTTAGCACGAGGTTTGGGTAGTCACCACGGGCTGTGCATGTGTAGCGATAATTCTTGTAGCCTGTAGTATGCAGCCCTGACGCGAAACACTGGCGTGGTagagtggggtggggcattgacgacgacagcactAAGATGAGCAGCTAGTGCGAGTTGTTAGCTCGTCGAACCTGGCTTGGGATCTGGAAGATAACCGAAGCTTGAGTTGAACATGCTTGGGCAGTTGAGTGGAGTGTGGCAGTGGCCGGCGGGTACCTGTCACTGGCCGCTTTAGGCAACTTTGGTCGAGGTATGTATGGTGAGGAGGCATTCGGCCAACTCGGCATACACG
This window harbors:
- the CON7 gene encoding C2H2 finger domain transcription factor CON7; amino-acid sequence: MLSTFESRISLSPSSEELSPSFNLFSLEEDFPDLPALYKSPSNAFDALDRDTTPNSFTLDCSSESPSALATSEDESIPSTSSYLPAVTAKSSLADPETNAFVATLGRIDIKDIASVPPLSMIPPPSGHSNKSSPTNFAFTLPYDRRPTMTPDSATDNYGSHNGQFHGYSGSVLKGRGDDDTADTRFQNPFSQPGHLESINAHSSVDPHFVSEGVNYQAYGSAPHNVSSFPYVGIPTAALTRPGQSLSRPQTSDGLPSYPSHLPGQVPLPSARTLIRDTTGQVMAPYSSRPYGSFDQASSRYVGLGLAAPPSADNELQFVSLAGPAPKKRSRRRYDEIERIYPCEWKGCDKAYGTLNHLNAHVAMQKHGEKRLPSQFKEMRKEWRRKKREEAAATASKEYSQAAAAAAETTGKPGYSQGADQYAAHGSWGSRQSLGGDDSVVPSMYPGAYSGSSSVGTLEPADPFGHRGSTGSFLTSAPTWSGSDTRPNTANTVSSTGSPTDGRFAYSAPYSTGVSVQYDFGRATAGSYHKGQSGLSIAIQQDSDYSSSAPQSGNPLRVGFNPYSMSQNVQL